In the Pocillopora verrucosa isolate sample1 chromosome 4, ASM3666991v2, whole genome shotgun sequence genome, GTTTCCTGGCTATTTGTTCACTAGCTTTGACtgtataatttaacaataattGTTGTGGTAATTCTGTCTAAGTATTTTTAGCTAAATTAGTTTGAAAAATGGATGTTTTAGGCTATGGTGACCTATGAGCATACAAAAGTAACCAAAATGACTATTGTGTTTATTGCAAGGGATTCTGtagatattttttaagtttatggAGAGACTGTTgctaactttggttttatcactTCAGTCAAATAGAATCGCTTTAAGTTGCCTTAGTCGCCTTAAGTCACCTTATGTCACCTTAAATCGCCTAAAGTCGCAATGTTTTTTCTGCCAATTTTGcttaagtcgccttaaatcGCCCAAAGTTACGGCGACTTAAGGTCCCAGAGTAGGCCTTTAAGTTACTGTAATTAAGATAACTTCAATTTCCGTACAGAGGAAACTGCGGAAACATTTGAAACGAGTGTAAATAATGCGAAGAGCACTTAGCAGGTCCATAATAAACCAACcataaaattgtatttacaaaaacaagaaTATCAACGTAAGCCACGTTCTCGCTTTCTTTATCACTTAATGCGAAACACGCAGACAGGTAACTCGTCTCTTCTTCTCTGTGCTGTGAAGAGTTgatcatttttcctttgttttttttttaaccggtCAGGAAGATTCCCAAACCAGTAAAAGTTCCCCTTCTGTTTGGGAAGGTTTGCTGTGTAGAATCCGTTGCATTTGGCTCAGTTATCAAAAGaactaaaagttaaaaaaaaaaaaaaagggaaactgCTTGTATATGAAATTGACAGTTTCATAGGAATAGACATTGAGTTTAGGTTATGATTACCTACCTCGGTCAGTTAAATAATACTGTTATCTcattttgagttttcaaaatgaaagaaaccgCGTTTTTTTTGTACTATGTAAGATTGAAATTGACAGAAATGCACTGCGGATTCAGTATCAGAAAATAAAGTAGGCctttgagtttttttaattaggatAACTTCAATTTCAGTACAGAGGAAACTGCGGAAACATTTGAAACAAGTGTAAATAATGCGAAGAGCACTTAGCAGGTCCATCTTGTGCAAACTAATTTGTAACAACCTGAGAGAGACCAGTATAAAGATCTGTTATGTAACTCACAGATTGTAGAAATGCACGattgcttatttttttacaCTCATGTAAGTCTTAAAAGAACTGGTCATATTTGTGTACGTTGATAAAGGAAATCAGTAAATATTGCGTTCAGTTGTGGAATAAAGTTATCACCTGTGTTGTCTACAGCTGGTGACAATAGTATCATTTTTCCTCAGTGGGCGATTGCGGTCAAAATTTTCCGTGTCTCTTTTTCCATCTACTCAAAGGATGCTTTTGAAAGTGCTAATCCAGGCTTTATACAGAATGCGAACTCATCACCCTTGATCCGTCAGAAAATGGTCCAGGCTATCATCAAGCTGTAAAAAGCTCAGTGTTTAAGGCTATGGTGGTACAACTTCAAAATTTGGTCGGGGCTGATGGCTAAAAGAAAGACCTAAGGTTTAAAAGCGTAAGAATCTACGAGGACCGGAAAACTACCCAATGCAGTATTCAGTTAAGGACTGTCAAGCTTGTGAGGTGCACGCAATCGATTAAGATTGGTACTCATAatatatgaaatacttttaacGGCAACGGGCCATTCTTACTGCTACTTATACTTGGTTACACCTAAAGATATGTTTCAGTTTAGTAGGAAAAAAAGCCAGTTGGCCGATTCCTCGGATCAGGTGATGCCATTTGATGTTCCtgatatgaaattaatttcctcAGAACGCTGgtatccttcattttttttgtatttatttttatttcatttgagaTGAGTGAAAAATTCTCATCAATCTAAGCTATAATTTACTGATTACATGTAAGTTACATTTGGCAATGAGGTCAGATTGTCTATATCCGTGTAAAAGGTGATAAAAACTGATATTTATATCTGcataaactgtttacattccTGTTTACATTGCCCCGTTATGAAGCAATGAACTGCAAGCTATCTCTCATCATAACAGATGATAAGAGCTACGGATTAAAAAGGGCACATTACAGTAAACCCAgattaaaaaaggtatttttcccATGCCCTGAAGCAGTCTTTCTCAGTAGCTAAAATATAGTGactttaattttagttttccaTAAGCGATCCACAGTCCCATGCTTTGGCATAATTCCTTCATTTCGTTGGGTATCAATATAGGATCAATTTGAGCATCACTTTCATGTTGTTATCATTTTGGGGCTGTAGAAGTCGTCGTTTGGTGTCGTCTCATTTCCCGAACAGATGTTGGTTGTCAAGCCATCTTTACATGTCACAAAATGAAAACTCGCACTTCCCGCGAGGTAAaattacatacatacatacatatatacatacgTTTATTGTAACTCCCAACTTGGGCTTTTCGGTTACAATGTCTAactacaatatttaaaatacaTATAAGTTAAAAACGAGAAGGAATAACAGGCAAATAATGCTTTAATGGTTTCTGCACTAAACGACGCCTGAGGCTATTTACACTGTCCGCAGCTTTCAAATCACTAGAAACACAGTTCCAAAGTTTGTATCCACGATATGTGAATGAAGGTTGTCCATCTGACAGAAGACAACGAGGGATGTGTAAAAGATTGAATGATCGCGTAGTCCTAGTATGAATATGAGAATGAGGTACAAATATATTGTATCAAGCTCATGATAGGCAAAACCAATGTCTCAATGTGTTTTTAACGGCTTGTCTCACTTCTCTTatcttccaacagtaaagaaatGGGTTCAGCGTCGaattcaagaaaacaaacactCCAGTGATGCTCGAGCTAGTGGCACCACAGTATGGAGACACTCCGTTTGAAATATTTACAGCCGTTGTTATAGTATATGGTAGATAACAAACGACAAGCGTAAAGTGTATCCACATAGCGCTGGAAACAGTCTTTTTGTACCGCGCTATGTTTAGGGTCGCCCCAGGGTGAGACTGAAAACGTTGCACTTGCGATTGTTGGCGACGAAGAGCGACATAAATCTTCAGATAACAAAATGAAGACACAGCTAAACACATTGCAATCCACGCACAAGAAccaagaaagaaataaagcttGTGCCACAAGAAACTTAAAGCAAATACGGTGCTCGTTGTCCAAGAAATTATCACCAGGAACCTAACTCCTTTTAAAGTGacaatttgtctgtatcttaATCTCAGTAACAAGGCGAGAAGTCTGTCTATACTTATAGCGGTTAATACAGTGATAGATTCTCCACATAACATCGCACTTGAAATGTTGGCCAAACGTTCAGTTAGCAGACACAATGTCTGATTTTTTCTTGCAGTAAGATAAACGATATATATCGGCTGCGAAACAAGTCCAACCAGGAGGTCCGTGCAAGAAAGACAACGAAATAAAAGCTTCGATGGCGGATGAAGAGAAGATTCTTTTTGAAGAGCGATAAGAATCAAAATGTTTCCTAACAGCGAAGTGAtggataaaattgtatttaaaaaaacaaaagtattaaCGTGAGCCACGCAGTTAGTGCTCTCGCTTTCTTTATCACTAAATGCGAAACACGCAGAGAGGTAACTCGTCTCTTCTTCTCTGTGCTGTGAAGAGTTGATCATttctcttttgttattttttttaaccgatCAGGAGGATTCTCAAACCAGTGAAAGTTTCCCTTCTGTTTGGGAAGGTTTGCCGTGTAGAATCCGTTGCGTTTGGCTCAGTTATCAAAAGtactaaaagttaaaaaaaaaaaaaaagaaaagggaaactgTTTGGATATGAAATTGACAGCTTCATAGGAATAGACATTGAGTTTAGGTTATAATTACCTACCTCGGTCAGTTAAATAATACCGTTATCTcattttgagttttcaaaatgaaagaaaccgCGTTTTCTTTGTACTATGTAAGATTGAAATTGACAGAAATGCACTGCGGATTCAGTATCAGAAAATAAAGTAGGCCTTTGAGTTTTTGTAATTAGGATAACTTCAATTTCCGTACAGAGGAAACTGCGGAAACATTTGAAACAAGTGTAAATAATGCGAAGAGCACTTAGCAGGTCCATCTTGTGCAAACTAATTTGTAACAACCTGAGAGGGACCAGTATAAAGATCTGATATGTAACTCACAGATTGTAGAAATGCACGATTGCTTATTTTTTACACTCATGTAAGTCTTAAAAGAACTGGTCATATTTGTGTACGTTGATAAAGGAAATCAGTAAATATTGCGTTCAGTTGTGGAATAAAGTTATCACCTGTGTTGTCTACAGCTGGTGACAATAGTATCATTTTTCCTCAGTGGGCGATTGCGGTCAAAATTTTCCGTGTCTCTTTTTCCATCTACTCAAAGGATGCTTTCGAAAGTGCTAATCCAGGCTTTATACAGAATGCGAACTCATCACTTTTGATCCGTCAGAAAATGGTCCAGGCTATCATCAAGCTGTAAAAAGCTCAGTGTTTAAGGCTATGGTGGGACAACTTCCCCTCTTAAAAGCATACCTAACTAAAAATTTGGTCGGGGCTGATGGCTAAAAGAAAGACCTTAGGTTTAAAAGCGTAAGAATCAACGAGGACCGGAAAACTACCCAATGCAGTATTCAGTTAAGGACTGTCAAGCTTGTGAGGTGCATGCAATCGATTAAGACTGGTACTCATAatatatgaaatacttttaacGGCAACGGGCCATTCTTACTGCTACTTATACTTGGTTACACCTAGAGATATGTTTCAGTTTAGTAGGAAAAAAGGCCAGTTGGCCGATTCCTCGGATCAGGCGATGCCATTTGATGTTCCtgatatgaaattaattttctcagaACGCTGGTAtccttcagttttttttgtatttacttttatttcatttgagatgaatgaaaaattcTCATCAATCTAAGTTATAGTTTACTGATTACATGTAAGTTACATTTGGCAATGAGGTCAGATTGTCTATATCCGTGTAAAAGGTGATAAAAACTGATATTTATATCTGcataaactgtttacattccTGTTTACATTGCCCCGTTATGAAGCAATGAACTGCAAGCTATCTCTCATCATAACAGATGATAAGAGCTACGGATTAAAAAGGGCACATTACAGTAAACCCAgattaaaaaaggtatttttcccATGCCCTGAAGCAGTCTTTCTCAGTAGCTAAAATAAAGTGactttaattttagttttccaTAAGCGATCCACAGTCCCATGCTTTGGCATAATTCCTTCATTTCGTTGGGTATCAATATAGGATCAATTTGAGCATCACTTTCATGTTGTTATCATTTTTGGGGCTGTAGAAGTCGTCGTTTGGTGTCGTCTCATTTCCCGAACAGTTGTTGGTTGTCAAGCCATCTTTACATGTCACAAAATGAAAACTGGCACTTCCCGCGAGGTAAaattacatacatacatacatatatacatacgTTTATTGTAACTCCCAACTTGGGCTTTTCGGTTACAATGTCTAactacaatatttaaaatacatataagttaaaaaggagaaggaataaCAAGCAAATAATGCTTTAATGGCTTCTGCACTAAACGACGCCTGAGGCTATTTACACTGTCCGCAGCTTTCAAATCACTAGAAACACAGTTCCAAAGTTTGTATCCACGATATGTGAATGAAGGTTGTCCATCTGACAGAAGACAACGAGGGATGTGTAAAAGATTGAATGATCGCGTAGTCCTAGTATGAATATGAGAATGAGGTACAAATATATTGTATCAAGCTCATGATAGGCAAAACCAATGTCTCAATGTGTTTTTAACGGCTTGTCTCACTTCTCTTatcttccaacagtaaagaaatGGGTTCAGCGTCGaattcaagaaaacaaacactCCAGTGATGCTCGAGCTAGTGGCACCACAGTATGGAGACACTCCGTTTGAAATATTTACGGCCGTTGTTATAGTATATGGTAGATAACAAACGACAAGCGTAAAGTGTATCCACATAGCGCTGGAAACAGTCTTTTTGTACCGCGCTATGTTTAGGGTCGCCCCAGGGTGAGACTGAAAACGTTGCACTTGCGATTGTTGGCGACGAAGAGCGACATAAATCTTCAGATAACAAAATGAAGACACAGCTAAACACATTGCAATCCACGCACAAGAAccaagaaagaaataaagcttGTGCCACAAGAAACTTAAAGCAAATACGGTGCTCGTTGTCCAAGAAATTATCACCAGGAACCTAACTCCTTTTAAAGTGacaatttgtctgtatcttaATCTCAGTAACAAGGCGAGAAGTCTGTCTATACTTATAGCGGTTAATACAGTGATAGATTCTCCACATAACATCGCACTTGAAATGTTGGCCAAACGTTCAGTTAGCAGACACAATGTCTGATTTTTTCTTGCAGTAAGATAAACGATATATATCGGCTGCGAAACAAGTCCAACCAGGAGGTCCGTGCAAGAAAGACAACGAAATAAAAGCTTCGATGGCGGATGAAGAGAAGATTCTTTTTGAAGAGCGATAAGAATCAAAATGTTTCCTAACAGCGAAGTGAtggataaaattgtatttaaaaaaacaaaagtattaaCGTGAGCCACGCAGTTAGTGCTCTCGCTTTCTTTATCACTAAATGCAAAACACGCAGAGAGGTAACTCGTCTCTTCTTCTCTGTGCTGTGAAGAGTTgatcatttttcctttgatggtttttttttttaaccgatCAGGAGGATTCTCAAACCAGTGAAAGTTTCCCTTCTATTTGTCACTGACAGATGAGTGACATGAAACTTTAATCTATAGTAGCACTAATGACCTATTTAACATGGtatttattcaatttatttGGCACCGGATAACAATATGTTAGATACATACGACTCGGCGTGGTTAGCTTTTGTCATTTCACAAGTTTCATAGTGAGAGGGCTTTCATCGAAACGTTTTGTTTTCGTGTATTTACTCTGTCCTTTATTGAAACAgtgagaagaaaataaatttaataagaAGAGACCTTTATTACTTTTTCTAATtattgaaaaggtcatagacaggcctacacagactcccctgtgtggttttacgtttgcgacgcaaaagccgTTAATTAAAGCttcgaaaatatattttcttaactGTTGCAAGAGGGCAATTTAAGTTTCAGTTCTTTGGGACGAACTTTGTCTAAATAGTCAGCAAACCAAGAACGTTTAAGGAAATTAAAGGCAGCTGCCTTAGTCATCTCAACATtaacaaaaaacattttaattaacGAAACCGAAATAATGCAAATAAGCAGTGCTGTCACATAAGGGTTTTTGAGTCTACGGTGACAAAGGCAACGTAGACTCCATGTTATCAAGGCAAACGTTGTTATAGTAACTCGTTTGGGAAAACGGCTGAATGCCAATTTCCGAGGTGTTGTTATGACCCAAAATTCACTCCATGCATCCATCACTCAAtgactcttttttttctacttcttctCCTGTTAACTTTTTGGTAAGTCCGCTAGCGTATAGGCTTTCGTGTGTTCAGTTCCAAAACCTGCATGGGGCTCAACTGATTTCTGGTAGCTTTTTCCCAGTTTTAAGTAGCAGTTTTCGACGAATTGGTAACATGTCATGGCAGCACCACTAGTTTCATGAGTTGCATCACCCTCAATTGCTTCCATCTACATCACCTTTAGCTCTGCAAAATGAATCCTCTACGGGTTTGCCTTGTATTTATTGG is a window encoding:
- the LOC131786444 gene encoding melanocortin receptor 4-like, whose amino-acid sequence is MINSSQHREEETSYLSACFAFSDKESESTNCVAHVNTFVFLNTILSITSLLGNILILIALQKESSLHPPSKLLFRCLSCTDLLVGLVSQPIYIVYLTARKNQTLCLLTERLANISSAMLCGESITVLTAISIDRLLALLLRLRYRQIVTLKGVRFLVIISWTTSTVFALSFLWHKLYFFLGSCAWIAMCLAVSSFCYLKIYVALRRQQSQVQRFQSHPGATLNIARYKKTVSSAMWIHFTLVVCYLPYTITTAVNISNGVSPYCGATSSSITGVFVFLNSTLNPFLYCWKIREVRQAVKNTLRHWFCLS